The following are encoded in a window of Psilocybe cubensis strain MGC-MH-2018 chromosome 4, whole genome shotgun sequence genomic DNA:
- a CDS encoding putative glycosidase C21B10.07, which translates to MQRLQRLSVFYALTYLLSIVSADYLPFREHAGASFFDGWAYYGNVDNTTWGNVTYLDQPGAQTKGLTFINAAGNAVIKVDNTSTLAPPLAQGDVVNRDSIRLTSIDTYGIGSLIIIDVLHLPYGCSVWPSFWTYGMQEEWPNAGEIDIIEGINNMQHNQIALHTPTGCFQAPNPPQSGTTLETDCSTDRGCIVAETKPNSFGPGFAQAGGGVYAVQMDTSGIYVWFWSRPDVPMNIQTATSTDKMSLSTWGMPSAAYPVSACNVTQYFPPQNLVLLTSLCGAWAAVPDIYQSTCKTPTGSCFFDNVLGPPSNFDEAYWEVKYVRTYFSEDLPRPSSSSSSISSTPTASATQSDASAKSSGKTLTSSAMLSYIFSETSATLTLLFSVVVTSMFWV; encoded by the exons ATGCAACGCCTCCAACGGCTGAGCGTGTTTTACGCTCTTACATACCTTCTTTCTATCGTCTCTGCTGACTACCTGCCCTTTCGTGAACACGCTGGCGCATCCTTTTTCGATGGGTGGGCATATTATGGCAATGTTGACAACACGACATggg GAAATGTCACATATCTAGACCAGCCTGGTGCTCAAACTAAAGGTCTTACCTTCATCAACGCAGCGGGAAATGCTGTTatcaaggtcgacaacacATCAACTTTGGCGCCCCCGCTGGCGCAAGGCGACGTAGTCAACAGAGACTCG ATTCGTCTTACCTCCATCGACACCTATGGCATTGGTTCGCTAATTATCATCGATGTCCTTCACCTCCCTTACGGATGCTCT GTTTGGCCTTCGTTTTGGACTTATGGAATGCAGGAAGAGTGGCCCAACGCCGGAGAAATTGATATCATCGAAGGAATCAACAATATGCAGCACAACCAAATAGCCTTGCATACGCCCACTGGTTGCTTCCAAGCCCCAAACCCTCCCCAATCTGGAACAACTTTGGAGACTGATTGCTCGACCGACCGTGGTTGTATCGTTGCGGAAACGAAGCCCAATAGCTTTGGTCCTGGCTTCGCACAGGCAGGAGGAGGCGTGTACGCTGTTCAGATGGATACTTCCGGTATCTATGTCTGGTTCTGGAGT AGGCCTGATGTCCCTATGAATATCCAAACTGCCACGTCGACGGATAAAATGAGTCTCTCCACCTGGGGAATGCCTTCTGCTGCATACCCAGTTTCTGCTTGCAACGTTACCCAGTATTTCCCCCCTCAGAATCTAGTTTTGCTTACTAGTCTGTGTGGCGCCTG GGCTGCAGTTCCTGATATCTATCAATCGACTTGCAAAACACCAACCGGGTCTTGC TTCTTTGATAACGTTTTGGGTCCTCCCagcaattttgatgaagcCTACTGGGAAGTCAAATATGTCAGAACTTACTTCTCAGAGGATCTTCCCAGACCATCgtcctccagctccagcaTTTCGAGCACCCCGACCGCCTCGGCCACGCAATCAGATGCCTCCGCCAAATCTTCTGGAAAAACCCTCACCTCATCTGCCATGCTCTCATACATCTTCTCCGAGACCTCTGCTACGTTAACCCTTCTGTTCAGTGTCGTGGTGACCAGTATGTTTTGGGTTTAA
- a CDS encoding histone deacetylase (class I) Clr6, with amino-acid sequence MHILKPKRATPEVMSSFHTDEYVNFLHKVTPETAEKMTYHGTRFLVGEDNPAFEGVFEFCSISAGGSIGAAQRITSGAADIAINWAGGLHHAKKREASGFCYINDIVLGTLELLRTYPRVLYIDIDCHHGDGVEEAFYTTDRVMTCSFHKFGEYFPGTGSQDDRGRGKGKGYAVNVPFKDGITDESFKSVFEPVITRVLEVFRPSAVVLQCGSDSLAGDKLGCFNLTMKGHANCVQFLRKQNIPLILLGGGGYTVKNVARTWTYETACALGIENEIDPNLPWNQYFEWFGPRYRLEVPENNMEDLNVKEGTLDSVREAVLEQLQQLQCAPSVQMQDVPRESVRQHLGFGRDDEAGRDELDEKLAQHARYLYNLQETDTTTDESEESDFWDSDESSTSANWRNGSRRSGSVSRVNGRHSSLQPQYRADAEKRRMSLLTGKYYDIPTHEDEYAHYECGSAPNKSTKRRFFSGPAGGGWDDFGGVDSRVNARSRMANGFRNGFLLTTPFMDTRHGEDGEDDDNYEEMLVDP; translated from the exons ATGCATATTTTG AAACCCAAGCGCGCAACACCCGAAGTCATGAGCTCATTTCATACGGACGAATACGTAAACTTTCTACACAAAGTCACCCCCGAGACTGCTGAGAAAATGACCTATCATGGGACGCGAT TTCTCGTTGGTGAAGATAATCCTGCATTTGAAGGGGTGTTTGAATTTTGCTCGATTTCGGCGGGAGGCTCTATTG GTGCTGCACAACGAATAACTTCAGGAGCAGCAGACATCGCGATTAACTGGGCTGGAGGACTGCATCACGCTAAAAAACGGGAGGCATCTGGATTTTGCTATATCAACGATATCGTCCTTGGAACACTGGAACTTCTCAGAACATACCCACGAGTTTTGTACATCGATATCGACTGCCATCATGGAGACGGAGTAGAAGAAGCTTTTTACACGACGGACCGTGTTATGACATGTAGTTTTCACAAATTTGGAGAATACTTTCCTGGGACGGGAAGTCAGGACGACAGAGGGCGCGGGAAGGGGAAAGGATACGCGGTAAATGTACCATTCAAAGATGGCATAACGGATGAATCTTTCAAAAGCGTTTTTGAACCG GTCATTACACGAGTACTCGAAGTCTTTCGCCCGTCCGCTGTGGTGCTGCAGTGTGGATCAGATTCATTAGCTGGGGACAAACTGGGCTGCTTCAATCTCACTATGAAGGGGCATGCAAACTGTGTCCAATTCCTacgaaaacaaaacattCCCTTGATTTTGCTCGGCGGTGGGGGTTATACTGTCAAAAATGTTGCCCGAACATGGACATATGAAACAGCATGTGCACTCGGAATCGAAAATGAGATTGACCCTAACTTGCCATGGAACCAATATTTCGAGTGGTTCGGTCCTCGCTATCGATTGGAGGTGCCTGAGAATAATATGGAGGATCTTAATGTGAAGGAAGGCACGCTCGATTCTGTTCG GGAAGCCGTATTGGAACAGTTGCAGCAGCTACAATGTGCACCCTCGGTACAAATGCAAGACGTTCCGCGCGAGAGTGTTAGACAACATCTAGGCTTTGGGAGAGATGATGAGGCTGGGCGAGATGAGTTGGACGAAAAACTTGCCC AACATGCTCGTTATCTATATAACCTCCAGGAAACCGATACAACGACGGACGAATCCGAAGAATCTGATTTCTGGGACTCGGATGAATCCTCTACGAGCGCCAACTGGCGAAATGGCTCTCGTCGGTCGGGTTCCGTTTCTCGCGTCAACGGTCGGCATTCAAGTCTACAACCCCAATACAGGGCCGACGCTGAAAAGAGGCGTATGAGTTTACTGACTGGGAAATATTACGACATACCGACACATGAGGATGAGTACGCGCATTACGAGTGTGGCTCTGCGCCGAACAAGTCGACGAAACGGAGGTTCTTCAGTGGGCCAGCGGGCGGAGGCTGGGATGATTTCGGGGGAGTCGATTCTCGCGTCAACGCACGCAGTAGGATGGCCAATGGTTTCCGAAAC